A genomic region of Canis aureus isolate CA01 chromosome 16, VMU_Caureus_v.1.0, whole genome shotgun sequence contains the following coding sequences:
- the LOC144285214 gene encoding olfactory receptor 1L4 — protein METKNYSSESGFVLLGISSSPQLQKPLFAIFLIMYLVTVVGNVLIILVIQSDSRLHTPMYFFLSNLSFTDICFTTVIVPNMLANLLSETKVISFVGCLIQMYFFMAFANTDSYLLASMAIDRLVAICNPFHYERVMNPRRCLLMLLGSCTISHLHSLLRVLLMSRLSFCASHVIKHFFCDTQPVLKLSCSDTSSNQIVVMTETLAVITTPFLCILFSYLRIIITVLRIPSAAGKWKAFSTCGSHLTVVALFYGSVIYVYFRPLSMYSVVKDRVATVMYTVVTPMLNPFIYSLRNKDMKRGLIKLRDRIHS, from the coding sequence CCTCATCATGTACCTGGTCACTGTCGTGGGCAATGTACTCATCATCTTGGTTATCCAGTCTGACTCCCGACTCCATACTCCTATGTACTTTTTCCTCAGCAACTTGTCCTTCACAGATATCTGCTTCACAACAGTGATTGTGCCCAACATGCTGGCAAACCTACTATCAGAGACCAAGGTTATCTCCTTTGTGGGTTGTCTGATCCAGATGTATTTCTTCATGGCCTTTGCAAACACTGACAGTTACCTTCTGGCCTCTATGGCCATAGATAGGCTGGTGGCCATCTGCAACCCCTTCCACTATGAAAGGGTCATGAACCCACGGCGTTGTCTCCTCATGCTGCTGGGCTCTTGCACCATCTCCCACCTGCACTCCCTGCTCCGAGTGCTACTCATGTCCCGCCTGtccttctgtgcctctcatgTCATTAAGCACTTTTTTTGTGATACCCAACCTGTACTAAAGCTATCCTGCTCTGACACATCCTCCAACCAGATTGTGGTCATGACTGAGACCCTGGCCGTCATCACAACCCCCTTCCTGTGCATCCTCTTCTCCTACCTGCGAATCATCATCACTGTGCTCAGAATTCCCTCTGCAGCTGGGAAGTGGAAGGCCTTCTCTACCTGTGGCTCCCACCTCACTGTAGTGGCTTTGTTCTATGGGAGTGTCATCTATGTCTACTTTAGGCCCCTGTCCATGTACTCAGTGGTGAAGGACCGGGTAGCCACAGTTATGTACACAGTAGTGACACCCATGCTGAACCCCTTCATCTATAGCCTGAGGAACAAAGATATGAAGAGGGGTTTGATTAAATTAAGGGACAGAATTCACTCATAG